A single Deinococcus betulae DNA region contains:
- a CDS encoding DUF1579 domain-containing protein, whose product MAENNNGQPLPQSPHPALRQLEPLVGTWQISGPEVSGTVTYAWMEGGFFLIQTFDLHQGGGHQKGVEYTGFDPDTQTLRSRLMGTDGSNYTYTYQVDEGGFWYWYGEKGSEDFSYSTFNVDRTAYEGRWHFRQPGGTPGGYTYRATRLPDFLPEET is encoded by the coding sequence ATGGCGGAGAACAACAACGGGCAGCCGCTGCCGCAGAGCCCACACCCAGCCCTGCGGCAGTTGGAGCCCCTGGTCGGCACTTGGCAGATTTCTGGGCCGGAGGTCTCTGGCACCGTCACCTACGCCTGGATGGAAGGGGGCTTTTTTCTGATTCAGACCTTTGACTTGCACCAGGGCGGCGGTCATCAGAAGGGGGTGGAGTACACGGGGTTTGACCCCGACACCCAGACCCTGCGCTCTCGCCTGATGGGCACAGATGGCAGTAACTACACCTACACCTATCAGGTTGACGAGGGCGGATTCTGGTACTGGTACGGCGAGAAAGGCTCCGAGGACTTCAGTTACTCCACTTTCAACGTAGACCGCACCGCCTACGAGGGGCGCTGGCACTTCCGGCAGCCAGGCGGCACCCCAGGGGGCTACACCTACCGGGCCACGCGCCTGCCAGATTTCCTGCCAGAGGAGACCTGA
- a CDS encoding alkene reductase, translating to MTTLFDRTQLGELTLPNRLVMAPMTRARASAGGLANAAMAAYYAQRATAGLIVSEGVQPSLQGQSNPGTPGLHTDEQVTAWREVTGAVHANGGRIFAQLMHAGRVGHPEVAGLTPVAPSAVRLDAQLYTGPKGLLPAPVPRALSTAEVRDEVEVFANAARRAVQAGFDGTELHGAHGYFIQQFLSSNVNQRTDAYGGSVAGRIRFAVEVAEATAAAIGPERVGLRLSPGAGIWSVQEEDVPALYTALLRELAPLGLAYVHLGLTTDEDTLMSLRRTWPGPLIINPAHPQDTQPASLAVGEAWLRRGADLISYGRAFIANPDLVERLRQGLPLAEAEQDAYYQGDRRGYLTYSSYQH from the coding sequence ATGACCACACTGTTTGACCGCACCCAGCTCGGTGAGCTGACCCTGCCCAACCGCCTTGTGATGGCCCCGATGACCCGCGCCCGCGCGTCGGCCGGTGGCCTGGCCAACGCCGCCATGGCGGCCTACTACGCCCAGCGGGCCACTGCTGGCCTGATCGTGTCTGAAGGCGTGCAGCCCAGCTTGCAGGGCCAGTCGAACCCCGGCACGCCAGGTCTGCACACCGACGAACAGGTGACCGCCTGGCGCGAGGTGACGGGCGCAGTCCATGCCAACGGCGGGCGCATCTTTGCCCAGCTGATGCACGCCGGGCGGGTGGGCCACCCAGAAGTGGCCGGCCTGACGCCGGTGGCGCCGTCGGCCGTGAGGCTGGACGCCCAGCTGTACACCGGCCCGAAAGGGCTCCTGCCAGCGCCCGTGCCGCGCGCCCTGAGTACCGCCGAGGTGCGTGACGAGGTGGAGGTCTTTGCCAATGCGGCCCGCCGCGCCGTGCAGGCTGGTTTCGACGGCACCGAGCTGCACGGCGCACACGGCTACTTTATTCAGCAGTTCCTGTCATCGAACGTGAATCAGCGCACCGACGCCTACGGAGGCTCGGTGGCGGGGCGCATTCGCTTTGCTGTCGAGGTTGCCGAGGCCACGGCGGCTGCCATCGGGCCGGAGCGGGTGGGGCTGCGGCTATCGCCGGGCGCGGGCATCTGGAGCGTTCAGGAGGAGGACGTGCCGGCGCTGTATACCGCCCTGCTGCGCGAACTGGCGCCGCTGGGGCTGGCGTATGTGCATCTGGGTCTGACGACCGATGAGGACACTTTGATGAGCCTGCGCCGGACGTGGCCAGGCCCACTCATCATTAATCCGGCTCACCCGCAAGACACGCAGCCTGCCAGTCTGGCGGTGGGTGAGGCGTGGCTCCGCAGGGGGGCGGACCTCATCAGCTATGGCCGGGCGTTTATCGCCAACCCCGATCTGGTGGAGCGGCTGCGCCAGGGGCTCCCGCTGGCTGAAGCTGAACAGGACGCCTATTACCAGGGCGACCGGCGTGGGTACCTGACCTACTCAAGCTATCAGCACTGA